From the Drosophila sechellia strain sech25 chromosome X, ASM438219v1, whole genome shotgun sequence genome, the window GCACATTTCCTGCAGCATGCCAATCGGATTTCCCATGGTCCCCTCGCCGGCATCTCCTCCGCCCGTGGCATTCGCATTGCGAAGTCACTGACGGACCAGCGGAGCTGCTAGGCGATTCCGGCAGCTGCGCGCCGCTCAGCTTGTCGATGACCGCACGGTCCGCCGCATTCTTGGCCGCCTCCTTCGAGCGTCCTGCACCCATGGCCGTAAAGGGCGTATCATTGACCTTAAAGGACACGCGAAACCGGAAGGTCGGCTTATGTAGGGCGCCCTCGATCTGGACAAGTTCATAGCCGGGAGTAATTCCCCGTCGGCTTAGCAGCTCTTGCAGAATGCTgacgttttttgttttgcttgtaCAATTTGTAGCTTAGCAATTACAcaataatttggaaatttttagatttttcgTTCCGAAACGAGTTGTGCTCCAGACGAGCTCTGGTGGCAAACTGAATATATTTCGGGTCGGGCAGGGGTACATGGATTTGACAGCTCCGTTTGTTCGATGAAATTAGATCCAAGGACAATGTGATCAGTTGCCATCTACAAGGTataacattccatatttgggccATTCCTTTCCATATTCTTTACTCCTAGTTACCAATACAAaccatccctatcactttttgacggactttgttaaataaattttgaaatatttaagaacCAAGAATTTCCACTTTTAAGTTTGAAATTTCAATGCGAGCTCAACGAGGCATGGCATtccaaaaaaaatgttgttcTTTTACGGAAAATCAGGAACCAACTTTTGTTAGCTGTAATTTGGCTACTAAAGCTAACTTGGCTCATCACTGGGTAACTATTGGCCGTCCCTCTCTTTCTCGTGCTATCGTAATTTGAGCTCTGGTTTCGGCTTAAGCCTCGTTTACCATTGCTGGTTCAGCGTATTTCAACCATATTTTAGTTGAAAAACCTTAAGCTTGCACATTTTTCCCACACATTTTCAGAGTCACTAGAAAATAAATGAGCTGCATATATAGATTTCGTAATGTAACAAAGAAATTTAAAGTATAATCGGCAAGTATTCgttaatatatgtgtatatatattgtaattTTGCCCAGTGTATCTTTTATTGAGCTATCGATCTGCACTCTCTCAAGCTCCAAATGTCTCTCCCCACCTAAACATCAAGCTTTTGGGTTCAAAAGCTTATGCTTCTAGTAAAAAGCTTCGCATTTAACCAATTTCCAATGATTTTGACCAAAAAGTGCATTCCACAATAATTAGATCAAGCTTGTTGACCaaatttttccatttcacAAAACTCTTTTTTAGGAATTTACCTGTGGGCTATAACTTCTATCCAATTCTATTAAAATATCTTTACATATATTGTCTAACTAATTTGAACTAGACATTAAAATAATACATTATAACTTTACTAATGCATAGCATTTCCCAGAACGATTTGCGCCGAATTTCATAACACATGGGTGGgtttttgataaatatatatatagattttataAACAGAATAAATAAGTTGAAGGAGGGCCGTTTAGGGCGCTCTCTTTCGAGATAACGAGAGATTTGTGTGTGCTGTGTTGGAAAATGGATGGACAGGACATGCATCCGGTTTACCAGTCGTCATCGACATCCTTGGAGATCTCAAGGAGGAAGGGGGTCTTGAAGTTCTGCAGCTTTCGTCGGCAGTTTCTGCTCAGCGGATTATTGCGAAGATCAACGAGGGCCAAATTGTCACTGGTAATTGCCTCATCGGTATCAATTTCTAGTGGATTCAACGTACTTGGATCATTAGGTATTCCACAAATGgacggtttttgtttttagactTACCCAAAATGGCATTGTTCTGGGCATCCAGACTGGCAAGACTCTGAAGCTTAAAGACTACTTGTGGCAAAACGATGAACGAGTTGTTCGAGATATTCAGCTTGGTTAGCGCAGACAAGCTGGCAAATTCTTCTGGCAGCCTCGAAAGTTTGTTGTGTGACAAATTAAGATCTGGAAAGGGATAAACGATTTGTAATTTAAACAtaagaatatattttatatattattgttGGGCAACCCACCTGTGATGGTGCTAAACTTTTGCGAAAACTTGGGCGAAACGCTTTTGAGCACATTGCCACTGAGATTGCAGGTGATCAACTCTGTGTTTCGCATAAGATGATACACTGCATCTGGAATTTGCATCAGTTCACAGCTCGAAAGATCTGAAAGAACCGAAATGTATACGAGTGGTAAATAACCTTCAGATATGGATAACTGAAACAATAATACTGGGTTCAAGAACAGAATGCATGCAAAAATAGCTTTTTGCCATTAAAAAGCTATCATCCAACATAGTTCTTTAAGATCGCAATGTATGGGTTATGGTTACATTGATTTGGCTTATATCTCACGAACTCCTACCTAAATGAGCACTCTCGTTGGCATTCTCACAACGCTCAATCACCCTAACCACCAAGTGCGCCATCTCCAAGTTTCCATGCGATCTCCTCGATTACTACCGATCGCAACCAGCCTTATCACTATacctatatgtatatatgtatatataacttCACGATTCTCTTTGTGTTCGCTCACAGCCGAATTGGTCAACACTGAACACATGAATGGAACTgactaaatataaatacatacatttcCCCATCTGCGCACGCAACTTATTATGCGAAAAGAGCGCCGATATCGGGCGACTCTCTATACTCTAAATGCTCTATACAGTTATAGTGACTCACGATCGCGAAAGCTTTTCGTCGATTTTCGAGTATAAGAGCGAGAGAAAGACTCTGTTTGCTTCGCGGAAACTGCGTTTGTCCACACTGGGAAATTGCgatgtgttttctttttggggAAAACCAATGAAgtaaaattgaaaacaaaaacattgaTTTACAACATCTTACAAAGAGTGCcgttgtattatttgtatgtTTTAAAAGCAGAAGCACTCGTAAACATATTAATAGAGTATTTCTgagaaaaacattttttttaatgttttcggTTCATGGAAAAcgaaaactaaataaatactcCGTTCTTTTTACGTTGCGTTAGGATGTGATATGTACCATTACAAAAATGCCTTAGCATTAAAAATAAGTGCATACATTTAATACATTTTAGTTATTTAAAGTTGCATTGTTTTTAGAAATATTTCTACTGAAATTCATGTGACCCTTACTTTTATAGCAATTAGTTTATAGCATCGTAAATGTTGCCTTACTACGCTATTAAATTGAAACAAATTGCTCAAAGTTAAGACTCTCAGATACCCTTTAAGACAAACAGTTACCAAAGTTTGGCTACACTTCTTATATCAGTTgtgctaataataataataagctaATACTAATTGCCGATCTTTTGGAACGAACGTATTCTTAAGATTTCTATAACAATTCCTTCGTTATTTAAGAGTTTGAATCGAGGGATCTCGGTCTTTGATTTCATTCATCATCACAACAAATAACCCTGAAGAATAGCTGAAGGCAAATCTGCGTAGAATCGTAGAATCGCAGAATGAAATCGTTTGGGGGTTAATGTCTGGGCAATAATTAACACACCCACTGCCACTTATCGCGCCCATTGATAATTTACCTTTCTTTGTTAACCGATGGGAATTCGTGGCAACAATCTGGTAAAACAATGCAATaccaatatatatgtacatacgtagTAGAATCGCAATCGGCAGAGACGCACTTTCATCGGCAATTTGTGCGGGGAGTGTTCTTTTCGGATTGGTAATGCCCctcaattataaacaaattgtcgGCCTTTGTAAGGGGAAGTCGGTGCGCAATAACTGAAATTGGCAATTGGCCAATTGTCCATACTACGACCTATATACGAATTTGTGCATATATGGAAGGAATAAACAGAACCCGTATAGTAGTTGCAACTGCGCCACAAGCAAAAATGACTGATTCACGAATACACATACCTATGTATGTGCtatatgcataaataatataattataattatattaaccATAACTTACCCAGCTTGTGATTCTCCTTGGCGTCCTCGCACCGCTGAACCACCCGGATAACTCCTTGTCCAGCGATCGGGGGGCAGGTAACGATTCCGCCGATCCTCGCTATATGCGGCGGAATACTCGGATCGTCCGATAGTCCGGACTCCTCGCTGGGATCCTCACTGGAGATGTTGGTGTTCCGGTTGTCGTTGCCGTCGTTGGGACcgttgttgccattattaCTACCATTATTACCACCATTATTACCACCGTTCGGGATGTTTGTTATGTCGTTGCCAAATGGCCgcatcttttgttttttttctttttttttttgcgattgGTTTGAACTAGTCTTTGGTGTGGgtatattttaatttggcTTTGTCCACTGGGTTATCACTCGAAAAAAATATGTGTGTTTTTGTATTTGCAATCGAGCAAGTGTGGCAAGTGCGATTGGTTCAAGATATATCTTTCCTATTATTTGGATTGTTTAAACGCGAGCTACTTCGCAGCCAACTGAACGTGACTATCTTCCGCattgaaatattgaaaatgctTTTTACTTTCGGTTTTTATAGCACAAAGAAGAAAGAAAAGCTGCGCAtaacaaaacaaatgaaaaataaaatgggaaGAAAAGCAGCAAATAATAGCACAATTTGGCATTTTGAAGCGCACACCGATTCCCAGATACTCTTTCCTTTGCTCCGAAATTAGCCCTGCGATACAAGGTACTATTAATTGGATGTTGCCAAGGCTTGATTGGTAGTATGTTTAAAGAAAATGGGAAGTGATCTCATTAATTTCCATACAAAAGTATCTGTCAGATTATAGTATTTAAGCTTAGGACTAATAGAtcaaaaagaaatataaaatattgaaaaatatatacttgTTTAGGgtaatttaaatatgtatatctataaatatatctaatttaaatatgttaTGTTCAAATAAAGGGGTAGGGTGCATCCAATTAACCCCTTCTAAAGGGTGTAACTGCTTCGTAACAAAATGTCTTGTCATCTTAAGAGCAATAGCCTCTGATATAAACAGTCCTTCTTTCTCTTGCCAATAAAATAAGCTTGTTCTATCTGCGGAAAAGTGTAAAAGTTCAATGCGAAAATAGAGAGTGAACgtttgagagagagagagaggatcGCACCGTACACTAGTCAGCAAAATAATGGAAaacataatacaaataatttaacaaaccTTAAGTTATATAAGATCTGagacatatgtatatgcatatacatTCAATATATGTAGTTCATTTGGAACGTCTGTCCAATTTGTTAGCCAGTGTAAATTGGCCAACATACTTATAGAATCGACTTTTACGCATCAGCCCCGTTCGCTGTTTTTTTCCAGTCAAAAACAACTCGTATTGAACACCTCATTTCCATGTATCATATAtgtaattataaaataataagcaAACATTTGTACACTTCTTCAAGATAATGGCCATTTTCAAGGTTGTCAAGGCTATTCTACCCATTATCTTCAATTTGCGCGGAATGAAGATAATTCCATTTGATCAAAGAGAGCTGCACAAATCCAAAAGGCCAATTTTAAGTTCTGCTCCCCAAAAGCTCCACACTGCACTTTCTTTAAAGTTGGGAAAAGCTTTCGCCActaaacaataaacatttgTAATACCACAATACCCTATAGATACGCACATTATGTAAAATACACGAACAGTTTCAtctatttaataataattaggATTGAGATCTTTTTGTATCTAATCTAAAAGATCCGGTGCAGTACCATGTTTAATTTCTAAAATTTCATATCCTTCAGATGAGTATATCTGTATTGAGAACAAAGTGTCTTGTCATCTTAAGAGCAATAGCCCCTGATACAAACACTCATTGCTGCTGGCGCGGAAAAGCTTGTTAAGTCTGCGGAAAAGTGTAAAAGTTCAATATACATGGAGAAAGTGCGTCGTATATAAATCGTACTTATAGAACCGATCATATGATTTTTCTCTGTTCCGGAACTGTCTGTTGTCTCATTAGATATCACTTGGTAGTAAAAACATGCCATTCTGAACTTGACATTTCCACGTTCACGTCTCTCATAATTATATGCAGAATGCAGTATGTTTGTAGAGAAAATCAATGccaaaattttaaaatcaacgtcaaaaatatttaatttaatttgcacacaCGTTCATTACGTACTCTATTACATACCGATATACAAACATTTTGCTATAAAATATTAGATTGAATATCATACGAAATGTGATAGAACTTggttaaaaatgtttatttgccAAAACAAATTGGAACTCTATGGATGCCATTGATATATCCATTAAGTTTGGGTTAATCCCATATTATGTATGTACAAATCGGTTTCAAAACTGACAAATAAGCGTATTTTGATCGAAACAAATGGCTAAAATTGAAATACTTCTAGTTAAGTATGCCACAACACGAATTAAAAATGCCCATTAGTTCACTAACACATTTCCAGTCTACTACTTAAGATTATGTACGAGTTCACGCGAATACACAAGTATTTAACCATTGACATTACGAAGATGACGGAGATCCTTGTAGTCCATGATCCCAGGATCGCAGGATCATCTACTGCAGCACCACACCCTGGGCATGCTGCAGACCCGTGCACAAGTACAGCATGATGATGCTGAGCGCCTGGACACGCTCGTCCGATCTGTCCGATCTCCAGGGCGAGGATTCGGTGGCCTTCTCCGCATCGTTCATCAGCGTATAGCCCTCGGTCTCCGCATCCAGGGCTACTTTCAGTTTCGTTAACTAGACATAGGAAcattatacatacatatatatatatttatccaTAAGCCATGCAGACTTACCAACTCGTTTATCTTGGCCACACGCTCATCGGGCGGCAGGGCAACGTATAGGAGTTTGCTGGTGCTCTTGGCCAGATTCATCAGATCCTCGTTGCGGGTGTGACGGATGATGGGCTCCGTGATGACGATCACCTGCTCGAAGCTGAGCTCTGGACAGTCCAAGGGCAAGGCCTCCAGGTGCTGGGTGACGCTCTCGAAAGGATTCTGCTGCAGAGCAGGAGTCGCCTCTTCCACAATCGACGATTTTCTGTCAGTATTCAAATATGGTATTCAATAAGTAGCCATTCCAGTTGGTTCTGTATGCGAACTTACCGGGATGGCGTGTGCTGTGGACTGGGAGGCAAGCTCTTGGAGTTCACCTGCTGACCACTGCCAGTTAGCGAGGATACGATGCCGGGAATGTCCAAGTTGCTCGCCTGCCGCTTGATGCCCTGGGCCAGCATCCCGGTGAGGCTGGATCGATGTACATCCAAGCCAGAGGCCGTTGGCGATTGAATTTGCCCCTGATCTCCAACAGCTGCAGCAGACGTCTCATCCAACGGAGTCGCACCGGTGCTGGAATCAAGGATCTGCGGATTGTCGGCCTGTGTGATGGTGAACTCCGGTCGGCTGGCCATCGAAGGAGTAGAGGAGGTGGCCGGCATGGAGCCGGTACAGTCCACCGGACCGCAGACGGTGGCCATCTGGCACTTGACTATGCACTTCTTGTGGCAGCACATGGAGCACTCCTGGCACTGCATGGCGTCCTTTAACCAAATCTTCTTGCCGCAGAAGTCGCACTGTGTCGCCCGATGGAAGTGGGTTCTCACGAAGTCGTGCGCCCTTGGAGCGGCTGTGGTGGCACTAGAGGATTCGCCAGATGTGGAGCTGTCCGCCATAGAGCTCGTCAGCTTAAGGAACTGCGACTGATCTTCTGAAGCTACTCGATCGCCAGATAAGGGGTTTCTGCATTGGGAGCATAAGAATTAGTTTACTCTTTTAATCCGGAACTTGAAGCTTACCTGGCCGGAGACTGGGACTTGGATGTGCTTTTGATGGGAACATCACCCACCGTCAAATTGGGATTGCCCATCCAGGAGAAAGCAAACAGAATGTCGCCAAAGCAGAGGTTCGGATTGAAGCCGGACTGATTGGACAGCGGATGCGTCTTTCTGGGGAtcagtaaatatatatatcaaaacAATTGTGCATCCTGGAGTGTCCAGTGGCGGTTACTGTCTAACTTACACAGCCTGCAGTGATGCCGGATTGAGACTGATCTGCTTGAGGCACTGATTCAGACTGGTTTCGGAGCACTCGACCAGGATCTGACCGATCTGGACATTGTTGTACCCCAGAAGCACACTCTCGCCGGCGGATTTGCCAAAGACGCAGACGTTGAGGAAGCGACTGGAATTGTCCAACTGGAAGCTGCACACGTCTTCCATGTGGATAAGTGGACTAAACGGACAGTCGATGGTGGAATGCTGGTAGAAGTAGTTGACCggctcctccacctcctccttgcCTTTGTCCTTATCCTTATCCTTGTCCTTGTCCTTATCCTTGTCTTTATCTTTGTCTTTATCCTTATCCTTGTCCCGATCCTTATCCCCGCTCTCCCGACTCATTGTCTTCTTGATAGCCTTGGCAATGAGGTTAGACTTCTTGGGGGAATTGGTTGGTGTTCCGCTCAAGCTGGGCTTCACCACCAGGTGCTTGGGTGTCGGATCAGCGGTTGCAGGCTCATCCGTTTCCAACTTCGGCTGGCAGGGATACGAACTTGGCAGATCGCCGATATCCTCGTACTTTTCGAAGTCCTCCAGTATGGCATCGTTGCGAATAATTCCAGGAATAATGCGCTCGATGCGCAGACAAAAGACAGTGGCCTGCAGCGTCTTGACCACCTTGGCGATCTGCTGAATGGTGGTCACCGGCCTGCCCTCGATGGCCACCAGGACGTCGCCGGCCAGCAGGTTGGACTTGCAGGCCGGTGTATTCGGGAGCACGGACTCGATTCGCACCACCTGGCTGCCGCTCTGCTTGAAGACGATTCCAATCTGCTGGTTCTTCGCCTTGTGAATGAACACGTCCAGCGAGATTAGCACATTCCGGCTGTCCCGCTGACTGGCCTCGATAAAGGGCACCGGCGCTAGCGTGATGGTGCAGTACGTCTCACTGGCACCCGGGTAGCCCATCAACCGGGACAGCTCCGCCAGCTTAACGGTGAGCAGGCCATTCGGCTGAATGTCACAGTCGCCCGCGTCCTCCTCCGCCGTCCAGTGGAAGAAGGGCTTGTAGCGCAGTTTGTAGTTGGGTAGCGTGTGTTTCCGGCGCACCGCCTTCCGGATCTGGTTCGAGAtcaggttggttatgttcgaCTGCATCTGGCGGCCTTGGTACTTCGACTCGATGTCCAGGATCAACTCCGGATCGCCCAGGAAACTAATTGACCAATGCGTGTAGGGCTTTCTCGTGAACTGCAGACGCGCCATTCCCGAAAGCTGTTTGACTGCAATAAAAGATGTCTTGATGTTAATAAAAATAGTAGGAATgagtaaaatatatatgtacatataagaacaacattaaatatttaaatatttttaaatatacacaaaacccatgcatttttttttcattcccAATAGCTTTTCCAGATTCGTGCAAGGCTGGTGGTAGGAACAATTAAAGCCCATTCCCTGTCGCCAACTTACTCACCCCTAAGCGTTATCGACCCCTTCTTGCCCAGCACCATGTCCGCGTCAATGGAAGTTGTGAAATTGCCAACGTAGTTGATGTCCAGCAGAAGGTCGAGGTTCTCGATGCGCTGCTCATCCTTATCCAGTTCCACGTTGTGCACCGATAGCGACTTGACGTCTGGAAACTGGTCGCCCAACTCGAGCTCTTTAATCTGAAATATAATAGATGATTTTTTAGTACACCAATTAACTTTGCAACTAACGAAAGGGCATAATATCACTCTAACTCTTTTATattaatcaaaaacaaaactcGAAATACATCTCACCGTGAGCTTGTCCAGCAGTTTTCCGGTGGTAGTTTTCGAAATCAGTTCGTCCAGCTCGATGGACAGCTTGCGATAGAACCATTTCCGCACCCGATTGGAGTTCTTGAACTCGTGGAAGAGAAACTGCATGACAAAGTTGAGGGAGACCAGGGCGGAGGCCCGCCGGAGGCTCTCCTGCTGGTTCTCGCATCCATTGCCAGCGCCACCTCCCAGTCCGGAATTGGATAGCCTCTTCAGGTTCCTGGCCGTCTGCTTGATGTTCTGCGATTGTGGAGAAACGAAGTTGGAAATTGTCAATCGAGGAAGGGAAATGTACTCCAGGTACTTACCAATGGTAGGG encodes:
- the LOC6620298 gene encoding leucine-rich repeat-containing protein 20 isoform X2; amino-acid sequence: MAHLVVRVIERCENANESAHLDLSSCELMQIPDAVYHLMRNTELITCNLSGNVLKSVSPKFSQKFSTITDLNLSHNKLSRLPEEFASLSALTKLNISNNSFIVLPQVVFKLQSLASLDAQNNAILEIDTDEAITSDNLALVDLRNNPLSRNCRRKLQNFKTPFLLEISKDVDDDW
- the LOC6620298 gene encoding leucine-rich repeat-containing protein 20 isoform X1, with translation MRPFGNDITNIPNGGNNGGNNGSNNGNNGPNDGNDNRNTNISSEDPSEESGLSDDPSIPPHIARIGGIVTCPPIAGQGVIRVVQRCEDAKENHKLDLSSCELMQIPDAVYHLMRNTELITCNLSGNVLKSVSPKFSQKFSTITDLNLSHNKLSRLPEEFASLSALTKLNISNNSFIVLPQVVFKLQSLASLDAQNNAILEIDTDEAITSDNLALVDLRNNPLSRNCRRKLQNFKTPFLLEISKDVDDDW
- the LOC6620299 gene encoding PDZ domain-containing protein 8 — translated: MEIPISNILLLCLIFLLIGGVVMILLQYLIFIKFSNLPDESEEQKQANAKYTLPLNIKQTARNLKRLSNSGLGGGAGNGCENQQESLRRASALVSLNFVMQFLFHEFKNSNRVRKWFYRKLSIELDELISKTTTGKLLDKLTIKELELGDQFPDVKSLSVHNVELDKDEQRIENLDLLLDINYVGNFTTSIDADMVLGKKGSITLRVKQLSGMARLQFTRKPYTHWSISFLGDPELILDIESKYQGRQMQSNITNLISNQIRKAVRRKHTLPNYKLRYKPFFHWTAEEDAGDCDIQPNGLLTVKLAELSRLMGYPGASETYCTITLAPVPFIEASQRDSRNVLISLDVFIHKAKNQQIGIVFKQSGSQVVRIESVLPNTPACKSNLLAGDVLVAIEGRPVTTIQQIAKVVKTLQATVFCLRIERIIPGIIRNDAILEDFEKYEDIGDLPSSYPCQPKLETDEPATADPTPKHLVVKPSLSGTPTNSPKKSNLIAKAIKKTMSRESGDKDRDKDKDKDKDKDKDKDKDKDKDKDKGKEEVEEPVNYFYQHSTIDCPFSPLIHMEDVCSFQLDNSSRFLNVCVFGKSAGESVLLGYNNVQIGQILVECSETSLNQCLKQISLNPASLQAVKTHPLSNQSGFNPNLCFGDILFAFSWMGNPNLTVGDVPIKSTSKSQSPARNPLSGDRVASEDQSQFLKLTSSMADSSTSGESSSATTAAPRAHDFVRTHFHRATQCDFCGKKIWLKDAMQCQECSMCCHKKCIVKCQMATVCGPVDCTGSMPATSSTPSMASRPEFTITQADNPQILDSSTGATPLDETSAAAVGDQGQIQSPTASGLDVHRSSLTGMLAQGIKRQASNLDIPGIVSSLTGSGQQVNSKSLPPSPQHTPSRKSSIVEEATPALQQNPFESVTQHLEALPLDCPELSFEQVIVITEPIIRHTRNEDLMNLAKSTSKLLYVALPPDERVAKINELLTKLKVALDAETEGYTLMNDAEKATESSPWRSDRSDERVQALSIIMLYLCTGLQHAQGVVLQ